The Leadbettera azotonutricia ZAS-9 genome has a window encoding:
- a CDS encoding ComF family protein encodes MIQKFKSLILEYLFPSGCAVCGSMLLDKEDAWYGLCGDCRRSFKIEKTERCSLCGRPLISEQGTCLACRELAAAETLPAYDKLISLYPYSGGDFAGNSGSYLKLLGSYKFGKRLSLGRFFADKVYEALAMLSISESENPELVPVPPRPGKLRKTGWDQIEYLARFLKKREGEAGSLKVERCLKRLPSETQKKLDRETRKSNLKGRIVVKGKVPKTAVLFDDVITTGSTMDACAAALKESGTEKVYGICLFYD; translated from the coding sequence TTGATACAGAAATTTAAATCGTTAATCCTGGAATACCTCTTCCCCTCGGGCTGCGCTGTATGCGGTTCCATGCTGCTGGATAAGGAGGACGCCTGGTACGGGCTCTGCGGCGACTGCAGAAGGAGCTTTAAAATTGAAAAAACGGAGCGGTGTTCCTTATGCGGGAGGCCCCTCATTTCGGAACAGGGAACCTGCCTTGCATGCAGGGAGCTTGCGGCAGCAGAGACTCTCCCCGCTTATGACAAACTTATAAGTCTTTACCCATATTCCGGGGGAGACTTCGCTGGAAATTCCGGAAGTTACCTAAAACTCCTGGGTTCCTACAAATTCGGAAAACGCCTCTCTCTGGGCCGCTTCTTTGCGGATAAGGTGTACGAGGCCCTGGCGATGCTTTCCATTAGCGAAAGTGAAAACCCGGAGCTGGTTCCTGTTCCGCCCCGGCCCGGAAAACTGCGCAAAACAGGATGGGATCAGATCGAGTACCTGGCACGGTTTTTGAAAAAAAGGGAAGGGGAAGCAGGCAGCCTCAAAGTGGAGCGCTGCCTCAAGCGGCTTCCTTCGGAAACCCAAAAAAAACTGGACAGGGAAACCCGAAAAAGCAATCTTAAAGGTCGTATCGTGGTTAAGGGGAAGGTTCCGAAAACCGCCGTGCTCTTTGACGATGTGATCACCACAGGGTCCACCATGGACGCCTGCGCGGCGGCCCTCAAGGAATCGGGAACTGAGAAGGTTTACGGAATTTGCCTTTTTTATGATTGA
- a CDS encoding methyl-accepting chemotaxis protein has product MTISKRISLLVGLLVLIVSASLGFISLTISTGIVEKHMLNTLTTEAKLGADLVSTTIHSELDTLQELANRTRTQSLVFETQKSSLTPDIKRLGYMAMAFVDMDGIAHYFNDDPTTNLSERAYMQKALKGEQEAAVVLSKTINQMVVIYVAPVYKNEYHNEVVGVLMVRKSIDTLSNITLSIGKYDSNMHAYLFDETGTFIAHDDDELVISQFNPIEAVKKDPSVRSMADAMQIMLSQKQGTVEYDYKGKKNTCVYTPVPGFSITLANAVDNSILMHDVNRLRNITIILVAGFLLIGIVIAILIARSISKPVNYVMGGLKALGEGDLTKKLEITSKDEMGKLEEYVNNTVDQIRNMALSINRQAGVLSDIGGQLASNMTETAAAINQVTANIQSIKGRVLNQSASVTETNATMEQITGNIAKLNSNIDRQTESVAQSSSAIEEMLANVESVTQTLIKNIDNVNNLAGASEVGRSGLQEVAANIQEIARESEGLLEINGVMENIASQTNLLSMNAAIEAAHAGEAGKGFAVVADEIRKLAESSSEQSKTISTVLKKIKESIDKISKSTDNVLLKFEAIDGGVRTVSQQEENIRNSMEEQGKGSQQILEAVARLNEITRQVKDGSAEMLEGSRQVITEGRNLEMATQEITNGMNEMATGADQINSAVNQVNNISGENRDNIAILSKEVSRFKIA; this is encoded by the coding sequence ATGACTATTTCTAAACGTATCTCACTCCTGGTGGGTCTTTTGGTGCTCATAGTGTCAGCTAGTTTGGGGTTCATTTCCTTGACCATTTCTACAGGGATTGTAGAAAAGCATATGCTCAATACCCTGACTACCGAAGCAAAGCTTGGCGCGGATCTGGTCTCCACAACCATTCATTCCGAACTTGATACCCTGCAGGAATTGGCTAACCGTACACGGACTCAAAGCCTGGTCTTCGAAACCCAGAAAAGCTCTCTGACGCCGGATATCAAACGCCTGGGTTACATGGCTATGGCCTTTGTGGATATGGACGGGATTGCCCATTATTTTAACGATGATCCCACTACAAACCTGAGTGAAAGGGCTTATATGCAAAAAGCCCTTAAAGGGGAGCAGGAGGCCGCTGTGGTGCTCAGCAAAACCATTAACCAGATGGTAGTTATCTATGTCGCGCCGGTTTATAAGAATGAGTATCACAATGAGGTTGTGGGTGTGCTCATGGTACGAAAGAGCATCGATACGCTAAGCAATATTACGCTAAGCATAGGAAAGTATGATTCAAATATGCATGCTTATCTCTTTGACGAAACAGGAACCTTTATTGCCCATGACGATGACGAACTGGTGATAAGTCAATTCAATCCCATAGAAGCGGTAAAAAAAGACCCCTCCGTAAGGTCCATGGCCGACGCCATGCAAATCATGCTATCCCAAAAACAAGGAACAGTCGAATACGATTATAAAGGGAAGAAAAATACCTGCGTATATACTCCGGTGCCGGGTTTCTCCATAACTCTTGCCAATGCAGTGGATAATTCCATCCTCATGCATGATGTCAACAGGCTCAGGAATATTACCATTATCCTGGTAGCGGGTTTCCTGCTTATAGGAATCGTTATTGCTATTCTTATTGCCCGATCCATAAGCAAGCCGGTGAACTATGTCATGGGCGGCCTTAAAGCCCTGGGCGAGGGGGATTTAACCAAAAAACTTGAAATAACTTCCAAAGATGAAATGGGGAAGCTCGAAGAGTACGTGAATAATACGGTGGACCAGATTAGGAATATGGCCTTGTCCATTAATCGCCAGGCCGGCGTCCTGTCCGACATAGGGGGCCAGCTTGCTTCCAACATGACGGAAACGGCCGCCGCCATCAACCAGGTTACCGCGAATATCCAGAGCATCAAGGGCAGGGTGCTGAACCAGAGCGCTTCGGTTACCGAGACCAACGCGACCATGGAACAGATCACCGGGAATATCGCCAAACTCAACAGCAATATAGACAGGCAGACTGAAAGCGTGGCCCAGTCTTCATCGGCTATCGAGGAGATGCTTGCAAATGTCGAATCCGTTACCCAGACCTTGATAAAGAACATCGATAATGTGAATAACCTGGCAGGCGCATCCGAAGTGGGGCGCTCGGGATTGCAGGAGGTGGCTGCGAATATTCAGGAGATTGCCCGGGAATCCGAAGGCCTTCTGGAAATCAACGGCGTAATGGAAAACATCGCAAGCCAGACCAACCTCCTGTCCATGAACGCCGCCATCGAAGCGGCCCACGCCGGAGAGGCGGGAAAGGGCTTTGCGGTTGTGGCCGATGAAATCCGCAAGCTTGCGGAATCTTCAAGCGAACAGTCAAAAACCATTTCCACCGTTCTCAAAAAGATAAAAGAATCTATCGACAAAATTTCCAAGTCCACCGATAACGTCCTCCTAAAGTTCGAGGCCATAGACGGCGGCGTCAGGACTGTGTCCCAACAGGAAGAGAATATCCGCAATTCCATGGAGGAACAGGGCAAGGGTAGCCAGCAGATACTGGAAGCGGTGGCACGTTTGAACGAGATCACCCGGCAGGTTAAGGATGGTTCCGCAGAGATGCTTGAGGGCAGCCGCCAGGTCATTACCGAGGGCAGAAACCTGGAAATGGCAACCCAGGAAATAACCAACGGCATGAACGAAATGGCTACCGGCGCGGATCAGATAAACAGCGCGGTCAACCAGGTCAACAATATCAGCGGTGAAAACAGGGACAATATTGCTATTCTTTCCAAGGAAGTGTCCAGGTTTAAAATAGCATAA
- a CDS encoding ribosome assembly cofactor RimP, protein MMKFTPRVKDAKDSAGQIYDTLEPVVKGLGMALIELAVSRHKGSGASKGSIQVKAVVYRAGAIGIDDCSKAHKAVMPRLELAFPGLDVYLEVSSPGIDRLIKDGSEFAHFEGRGVRCYRTDISDWTGGILLSSDDKGIVLKTLNGEASLEYEIIAKAKLDHSVEA, encoded by the coding sequence ATGATGAAGTTTACCCCAAGGGTAAAGGATGCTAAAGATAGCGCAGGCCAGATATACGATACCCTGGAACCTGTGGTAAAGGGCCTTGGAATGGCATTGATCGAGCTTGCGGTTTCAAGGCATAAGGGTAGTGGTGCTTCCAAAGGAAGCATTCAGGTAAAGGCTGTGGTTTACAGGGCCGGGGCCATTGGGATAGACGATTGTTCCAAAGCGCACAAGGCCGTGATGCCCAGGCTTGAACTGGCTTTTCCGGGCCTGGATGTGTACCTTGAGGTATCGTCTCCGGGGATTGACCGGCTCATCAAGGACGGCAGTGAATTTGCCCACTTTGAGGGACGGGGCGTCAGGTGTTACAGGACTGATATTTCGGACTGGACAGGAGGCATACTTCTATCGTCCGATGATAAAGGTATAGTATTAAAAACTTTGAATGGGGAAGCGAGCCTTGAATACGAGATAATCGCCAAGGCAAAACTGGACCATTCTGTAGAAGCATAG
- the nusA gene encoding transcription termination factor NusA — protein MATDMSEAIRQLIQDRGMSEELIFRTIESTLLAAYKRKYGNAENAVVRFSDDMEVSIYAKKQIVDGVYDPVSEIDLEEARELNPDAEIGDELLIEVDPKEFDRSSVQSAKQTAHQSIREIQKDTLYSEYKDKLNEIVIGYYQRERNGTIYVDLGKIEGILPKKFQSPRETYHVNDRIKALITEVASTPTGLQVVLSRTHTDFVRAIFELEVPEIYDKTVEIHKIVREAGYRTKLAVYSNRDDVDPVGACVGLKGVRILAIIKELEGEKIDILKYDPDPRKFIKNALSPAEVRDVIILDEAKHQALAVVNDSQLSLAIGKQGLNVRLANRLVDWNIDVKTDAQFEEMDIAAESRRAVSKLFGDEDNYDEEFSRISELPGVDTQVAQALLDNNIDFIEDFLALSEEDLGGITAVSPSQLETLRKLIEEYVEIVEEGDEEYEADTGEAGSEAAEEEQEAVAEEEAEEYECPECGAKITIDMTSCPNCGIGLSFEYQDE, from the coding sequence GTGGCAACGGATATGTCGGAAGCAATTCGCCAGCTGATTCAGGATCGGGGTATGTCTGAGGAATTAATCTTCAGGACTATCGAAAGTACCCTCCTGGCGGCATATAAACGCAAGTACGGGAACGCCGAAAACGCGGTGGTCCGGTTCAGCGATGACATGGAAGTTTCAATCTACGCCAAGAAGCAGATCGTGGACGGGGTCTACGATCCTGTTTCGGAGATTGACCTTGAGGAGGCCAGGGAGCTTAATCCTGATGCCGAAATCGGGGACGAACTGCTCATAGAGGTAGACCCAAAGGAATTTGACCGCAGTTCGGTCCAGAGCGCCAAACAGACCGCCCATCAGTCTATACGGGAAATCCAAAAGGATACCCTTTATTCTGAGTACAAGGATAAGCTCAATGAGATTGTCATAGGCTATTACCAGCGGGAACGGAACGGGACTATCTATGTGGATTTGGGCAAGATAGAAGGCATACTGCCTAAAAAGTTCCAGTCCCCCCGGGAAACCTACCATGTGAACGACCGCATCAAGGCCCTCATTACCGAAGTGGCCTCAACCCCTACAGGGCTTCAGGTGGTGCTTTCCCGTACCCATACCGATTTCGTGCGGGCCATTTTTGAGCTTGAAGTGCCTGAAATTTACGATAAAACCGTGGAAATCCACAAGATTGTCCGCGAGGCTGGCTATCGCACGAAGCTTGCGGTTTATTCCAACCGCGACGATGTTGACCCTGTAGGCGCCTGCGTAGGCCTTAAAGGCGTGCGCATCCTTGCCATCATCAAAGAGCTTGAGGGCGAAAAGATCGATATACTCAAATACGATCCGGACCCCAGGAAGTTCATAAAAAATGCCCTTTCCCCTGCCGAAGTGCGGGATGTTATTATTCTTGACGAAGCCAAGCATCAAGCCCTTGCGGTGGTGAACGATTCCCAGCTTTCCCTGGCCATAGGCAAGCAGGGCCTTAATGTGCGCCTTGCCAATCGCCTGGTGGACTGGAACATCGATGTCAAGACCGATGCCCAGTTCGAAGAGATGGATATTGCTGCCGAATCAAGGCGGGCGGTTTCCAAGCTCTTTGGGGACGAAGACAATTACGATGAGGAATTTTCGAGGATCTCGGAACTCCCCGGGGTGGATACCCAGGTTGCCCAGGCCCTCCTGGACAACAATATCGACTTTATCGAAGACTTCCTGGCCCTCTCCGAAGAGGATCTTGGCGGCATCACTGCCGTTTCCCCGAGCCAGCTTGAAACCCTGCGCAAACTCATCGAGGAATATGTCGAGATAGTTGAAGAGGGCGATGAAGAATACGAGGCTGATACAGGCGAAGCCGGATCTGAAGCTGCCGAGGAAGAACAAGAAGCGGTTGCCGAAGAAGAAGCGGAAGAGTATGAATGCCCCGAATGCGGCGCAAAGATAACAATAGACATGACCAGCTGTCCGAACTGCGGAATTGGCCTGAGCTTTGAATACCAGGATGAATAA
- the infB gene encoding translation initiation factor IF-2, translating into MAEENENTQKPKAELIKKASTEHEAPVSAEAKPAQEHGRKVIVIKKKPVPAAQAAPPKKVQPKVVATHPAEIPVKLPAGIPAKPPSELQGKSPAETSAKPHEGNAAEEATKKAEVPAQAEAATAERKTDSEIPAAPSAEAPAKAPAGKPAKEDVPSFPITQRPVAAAGRVGGKFVGPRPNRDEPPRHTSNTTSSSPSPFQQRPQSSAGRVGGRPVGGGGFPPHTDSRPGGSGPRQFNGPGSSGGPGRPGGPGGPGGRPGFGPRPGGPGRPGGPGGPGGRPGFGPRPGGPGRPGGRPGGPSSAPPLPEGKGPAKKTFKAKKPAYTRKEKEHEMEEKLLQTKKKITQIANPIPKSIEIMEVVSVSELARKMNLKASDLIHKLMSLGQMVTINQQIDAETASILAAEYGADVKIVSLYDETLIESASDEGAALKPRPPVVTVMGHVDHGKTKLLDAIRSADVVSGEFGGITQHIGAYTVETPNGKITFLDTPGHEAFTRMRARGAQVTDIVVLVVAADDGVMPQTIEAINHAKEAEVPIIVAVNKIDKPEANPDRVKSQLSDLGLMPEDWGGTTMFVEVSALKKEGIDKLIDAIILQAEILDLKANYDRSAEGKVLESRIDHGRGIVATVMIERGTVRIGDSFVAGIWPGKVRALFTDKGDKVEEATPSMPIEVLGFEGIPNAGDPLQVVDDEKTARGISAKRQELKRFEDAKNIKKITLDNLYDTISDGAIQELKVIIKSDVQGSAEALKQSLEKLSNKEVRLHVIQALPGAINEGDVDLAIASNAIIIGFNVRPVPKAKMLAEQEKVDVRKYNIIYKAVEEIQQAMEGMLKPDTKEEVIATVEVRDTFKTPKFGTIAGCYVLTGTVKRSASLNVIREGIVIHTGKIGSLRRFKDDVREVASGYECGIGVNGFDDVQTGDQFEIFEMIEVARKLSS; encoded by the coding sequence ATGGCTGAGGAAAACGAGAACACGCAAAAACCCAAGGCAGAGCTTATAAAAAAAGCCTCCACTGAACACGAAGCCCCTGTTTCTGCAGAAGCAAAACCGGCTCAGGAACATGGCCGCAAGGTAATTGTGATCAAGAAAAAGCCGGTCCCTGCTGCCCAGGCTGCTCCTCCCAAAAAAGTCCAGCCCAAGGTAGTGGCTACCCATCCAGCAGAGATTCCGGTAAAGCTCCCTGCGGGAATTCCGGCGAAGCCCCCTTCAGAGCTGCAGGGGAAATCCCCGGCGGAAACATCGGCGAAGCCCCATGAGGGAAACGCCGCTGAAGAGGCGACTAAAAAAGCCGAAGTGCCTGCCCAGGCCGAGGCCGCCACGGCGGAACGCAAGACCGATTCGGAAATTCCTGCGGCGCCTTCTGCCGAGGCTCCGGCAAAGGCCCCTGCTGGAAAGCCGGCAAAAGAAGATGTCCCCTCATTCCCCATTACCCAGCGCCCGGTTGCTGCTGCAGGCAGGGTTGGGGGCAAATTTGTCGGCCCCAGGCCGAACAGGGATGAACCTCCTCGCCATACTTCAAATACCACATCATCGTCGCCTTCCCCGTTCCAGCAAAGGCCCCAAAGCTCTGCAGGAAGGGTCGGCGGAAGGCCTGTCGGGGGAGGCGGTTTTCCCCCCCATACTGATTCGCGTCCTGGCGGGAGCGGCCCAAGGCAATTCAACGGGCCTGGCAGTTCTGGCGGTCCGGGAAGACCCGGAGGACCGGGCGGCCCTGGAGGTCGGCCGGGCTTCGGTCCCAGGCCGGGCGGTCCGGGAAGACCCGGAGGACCGGGCGGCCCCGGAGGTCGGCCGGGTTTCGGCCCCAGGCCTGGCGGTCCGGGAAGACCCGGAGGTCGGCCGGGCGGTCCTTCATCCGCCCCTCCCTTGCCCGAGGGAAAAGGGCCGGCGAAAAAGACCTTTAAGGCCAAGAAGCCTGCCTATACCCGGAAGGAAAAAGAACATGAGATGGAGGAAAAGCTCCTCCAGACCAAGAAGAAGATTACCCAGATTGCCAACCCCATACCCAAATCCATAGAAATTATGGAAGTGGTTTCAGTTTCGGAACTGGCCCGCAAGATGAACCTCAAGGCTTCGGATCTTATTCACAAGCTGATGAGCCTGGGCCAGATGGTAACCATAAACCAGCAGATAGACGCCGAAACAGCCAGCATACTTGCGGCGGAATATGGCGCTGATGTTAAAATCGTTTCCCTGTACGATGAAACCCTCATCGAGTCGGCCTCTGACGAAGGTGCGGCCCTGAAACCGAGGCCGCCTGTGGTAACGGTCATGGGCCACGTTGACCACGGCAAGACCAAGCTGCTGGATGCCATACGCAGCGCCGACGTTGTCTCGGGGGAATTCGGCGGCATCACCCAGCATATAGGCGCTTACACCGTAGAGACCCCCAACGGGAAGATCACCTTCCTTGACACCCCGGGCCATGAAGCCTTTACCCGCATGAGGGCAAGAGGCGCCCAGGTAACGGACATTGTCGTCCTCGTGGTGGCGGCAGACGACGGCGTCATGCCCCAGACCATCGAAGCCATTAATCACGCAAAGGAAGCCGAAGTTCCCATCATTGTGGCGGTGAACAAAATCGACAAACCCGAGGCCAACCCCGACAGAGTAAAGAGCCAGCTTTCAGACCTTGGCCTCATGCCCGAAGACTGGGGCGGAACAACCATGTTCGTGGAAGTGTCGGCGCTTAAAAAAGAGGGCATCGACAAGCTCATTGATGCCATAATCCTTCAGGCGGAGATTCTGGATCTTAAGGCCAATTATGACCGCAGCGCGGAAGGCAAAGTGCTTGAATCCAGAATTGACCATGGCCGAGGCATTGTTGCCACTGTCATGATTGAAAGGGGCACTGTCCGCATAGGCGACTCCTTTGTCGCGGGCATCTGGCCCGGAAAGGTGCGGGCCCTCTTTACCGATAAAGGGGACAAGGTTGAAGAAGCTACACCCTCTATGCCCATAGAAGTCCTGGGCTTTGAAGGTATACCCAATGCAGGGGATCCCCTCCAGGTGGTGGATGACGAAAAAACTGCCCGGGGTATTTCGGCAAAACGCCAGGAACTCAAACGTTTTGAAGATGCCAAAAACATCAAAAAGATCACCCTGGACAACCTCTACGACACCATCAGCGACGGGGCTATTCAGGAGCTCAAGGTCATCATCAAGTCCGATGTGCAGGGGTCAGCAGAAGCCCTCAAGCAGAGCCTCGAAAAACTGTCCAACAAGGAAGTCCGGCTCCATGTTATCCAGGCTCTGCCCGGAGCAATCAACGAAGGCGATGTGGACTTGGCCATTGCTTCCAACGCTATCATCATAGGCTTCAATGTACGCCCTGTTCCCAAGGCTAAAATGCTTGCAGAGCAGGAAAAGGTTGATGTCAGGAAGTACAATATCATCTACAAGGCTGTTGAAGAAATTCAGCAGGCCATGGAAGGCATGCTCAAGCCTGACACCAAGGAAGAAGTCATCGCCACTGTGGAAGTGCGGGATACCTTCAAGACCCCCAAGTTCGGCACCATCGCAGGCTGTTATGTCCTTACCGGCACGGTCAAGCGCAGCGCATCCCTCAACGTCATACGGGAGGGCATTGTGATCCACACCGGCAAAATCGGTTCCCTCCGCCGCTTCAAGGACGATGTCCGCGAAGTTGCCTCCGGTTATGAATGCGGCATCGGCGTAAACGGCTTCGATGATGTGCAGACAGGGGATCAGTTTGAAATATTCGAGATGATTGAAGTCGCAAGGAAGCTGTCGAGTTGA
- the rbfA gene encoding 30S ribosome-binding factor RbfA translates to MTNRTERIGRLMQEKIGALIVEGRIKDPRVNPFLSVTRVSVSRDLAWAEVYISTFKPEANLAKGVEGLQSAAGFIQSQLASLMKLRQTPRLRFHDDLSIKEGFEIVKKIEDLNHGHAEGQ, encoded by the coding sequence TTGACAAACAGGACTGAACGCATAGGGCGCCTGATGCAGGAAAAGATCGGCGCCCTCATTGTAGAAGGCAGAATCAAAGACCCCAGGGTGAACCCCTTTTTATCTGTAACCAGGGTTTCTGTATCCAGGGACCTGGCTTGGGCGGAAGTGTACATTTCAACCTTTAAACCCGAGGCCAACCTTGCCAAAGGGGTTGAAGGCCTCCAGAGCGCGGCAGGCTTTATACAGTCCCAGCTCGCATCTTTGATGAAGCTCAGGCAGACCCCCAGGCTCCGCTTCCACGATGACCTGAGCATCAAAGAAGGTTTTGAAATCGTAAAAAAGATAGAGGATCTCAATCACGGACATGCCGAAGGCCAGTGA
- the truB gene encoding tRNA pseudouridine(55) synthase TruB: protein MPKASDRSGVLLLNKNPGLTSFESLFAVKRAFNTRKVGHTGTLDKFASGLLIVLIGKALKIAPWFSFCDKEYEAVIRFGVETATLDPEGEVVGKGPLPSREAVEKALENFRGEILQAPPLYSAIHVDGVRAHEIARSGRQVEMKKRPVTVYEIELSSWDPPLAGLKVRCSAGTYIRSLARDIALAAGSRGHLASLCRTRIGGFKLQDAANAENLNSALKPLSPTIFNALNMELFFVDISDVQNIIHGKVFSQVFGLYKKYLDLPAAGDDRQPPEGRPFIPNVSAVFYNDESYNDELAAIIECKDGKWKYNRVFAADKGCNIPD, encoded by the coding sequence ATGCCGAAGGCCAGTGACAGATCAGGCGTCCTGCTGCTCAATAAAAACCCCGGCCTTACCTCCTTTGAATCCCTTTTCGCAGTAAAACGCGCCTTTAACACCCGCAAAGTAGGCCACACCGGAACCCTTGATAAATTCGCGTCAGGTCTCCTCATAGTTTTAATCGGGAAAGCCCTCAAGATTGCCCCCTGGTTTTCTTTTTGCGATAAAGAATACGAGGCGGTAATCAGGTTTGGCGTAGAAACCGCAACCCTTGATCCCGAAGGGGAAGTTGTAGGGAAGGGGCCTCTCCCTTCGAGGGAGGCAGTGGAAAAGGCTCTCGAGAATTTCCGGGGAGAGATATTGCAGGCGCCGCCTTTGTATTCTGCCATCCATGTAGATGGCGTGAGGGCCCATGAAATTGCCCGCTCCGGCCGGCAGGTCGAAATGAAGAAACGCCCTGTGACAGTATACGAAATTGAGCTTAGTTCCTGGGACCCTCCATTAGCGGGTTTGAAGGTGCGATGCTCTGCAGGAACCTACATACGTTCATTGGCCAGGGACATTGCCCTGGCTGCGGGGAGCAGGGGGCATCTTGCTTCGCTTTGCCGCACAAGGATTGGGGGGTTCAAACTTCAGGACGCGGCGAACGCTGAAAACCTCAATTCAGCTTTAAAACCCTTGAGTCCTACCATTTTTAATGCCTTGAACATGGAGCTTTTCTTTGTGGACATCTCGGATGTGCAAAATATCATACATGGTAAAGTATTTTCTCAAGTGTTCGGGCTTTATAAAAAGTATCTGGACCTTCCCGCTGCCGGTGATGATCGCCAACCCCCTGAGGGCAGGCCATTCATACCAAATGTTTCCGCTGTATTTTATAACGACGAATCCTATAATGATGAACTTGCGGCAATAATCGAATGCAAAGACGGCAAGTGGAAATACAACCGTGTATTTGCGGCAGACAAGGGCTGCAACATTCCTGATTGA
- the rpsO gene encoding 30S ribosomal protein S15, giving the protein MALNKEEVTSIVGKFGKNEKDTGTSEVQIALLTERINQLTEHCKQFKKDKSSQRGLLILVGQRRRMLKYIQRTNLEKYRSLIKELGLRK; this is encoded by the coding sequence ATGGCTTTAAACAAAGAAGAAGTAACCTCTATCGTCGGAAAGTTCGGTAAGAATGAAAAAGACACCGGCACCTCAGAGGTCCAAATTGCCCTGCTCACCGAGCGTATCAATCAGCTCACCGAGCATTGCAAGCAGTTCAAAAAGGATAAGTCCAGCCAACGGGGCTTATTGATCCTGGTCGGTCAGCGCCGCCGGATGCTGAAATACATTCAGCGCACCAATTTGGAGAAATACCGCAGCTTGATCAAAGAACTGGGACTCCGCAAATAA